A stretch of Clostridium sp. BJN0001 DNA encodes these proteins:
- a CDS encoding S41 family peptidase, whose product MKNIVKDKLSEKAKSRIIDIIIGISIVICSLLCFFAGNYMGSKGIFLVKTTPKVVNDITMSNSAANYKALFEVRSKLLEKYYSDIDDNKLLEGAIKGMTNAVGDKYTKFYNKEEMDEFLNESKASFEGIGIEVTATDNNEVEIADIIEDSPASEADIQKGDILLKVDDNDVTADTFDDTTKIIRSAAEEKKPVSVKLKRNESIVDTDVDTAVVKVSSVDGKMINENVGYIRIKTFINERTSIDFENEIKYLKEDGMKGLILDLRENPGGLLDEAVGVASQFIPKGDTITYTVDKYNNKDISVSEGGIAQKMPLVLLVNENSASASEVVTGALRDYKAATIIGKNTFGKGIVQMTYKFLDGIGGLKVTVSKYYTPNGENIHEIGIKPDIEVDSDERVSDVSYNSDNDEQMKKAIEKIEENID is encoded by the coding sequence ATGAAAAATATAGTTAAAGATAAGCTGAGTGAAAAAGCAAAATCTAGAATAATAGATATAATTATAGGAATAAGCATTGTTATATGTTCATTGTTATGCTTTTTTGCTGGAAACTATATGGGTTCAAAAGGTATTTTTTTAGTAAAAACAACACCAAAGGTAGTTAATGATATTACTATGTCTAATAGTGCTGCAAATTATAAAGCTCTTTTTGAGGTAAGAAGCAAGCTTCTCGAAAAATACTATTCTGATATTGATGATAATAAACTTCTTGAAGGTGCAATAAAGGGAATGACAAATGCGGTTGGCGATAAATATACTAAATTTTATAACAAAGAAGAAATGGATGAATTTTTAAATGAGAGTAAAGCTTCTTTTGAAGGAATAGGTATAGAAGTAACAGCAACAGATAATAATGAAGTTGAAATAGCAGATATAATAGAGGACTCACCTGCATCAGAAGCAGATATACAAAAAGGTGATATTTTATTAAAAGTAGATGATAATGATGTAACTGCAGATACTTTTGATGATACTACAAAAATTATAAGAAGTGCAGCAGAAGAAAAAAAACCAGTTTCTGTTAAGTTAAAGAGAAACGAATCTATTGTTGATACTGATGTTGATACAGCGGTAGTTAAAGTATCATCTGTAGATGGAAAAATGATTAATGAAAATGTAGGTTATATAAGAATAAAGACATTTATAAATGAGAGAACATCAATTGATTTTGAAAATGAAATAAAATATCTTAAAGAAGATGGGATGAAAGGACTTATTTTAGATCTTAGAGAAAATCCTGGAGGTTTACTTGATGAGGCTGTAGGGGTTGCATCTCAGTTTATACCTAAAGGAGATACAATAACATATACTGTTGATAAATATAATAATAAGGATATATCAGTATCTGAAGGCGGAATAGCACAAAAAATGCCTCTTGTACTTTTAGTAAATGAGAATAGTGCAAGTGCATCTGAAGTTGTAACAGGAGCACTTCGTGATTATAAAGCAGCAACTATAATTGGAAAGAATACGTTTGGAAAAGGAATAGTCCAAATGACATATAAATTTTTAGATGGAATAGGTGGACTTAAAGTAACAGTGTCTAAATATTACACACCTAATGGTGAAAATATTCATGAAATAGGTATAAAACCAGATATTGAAGTTGATTCAGATGAGAGAGTAAGTGATGTTTCGTATAATAGCGACAATGACGAACAAATGAAAAAAGCAATAGAAAAAATTGAAGAAAATATAGATTAG
- the ftsX gene encoding permease-like cell division protein FtsX: MKISTITYYIKDAFKSLKRNRTISIASIITVIITFFVLGIFSLVASNINNIVQDVKNKVDVRVVLKEDIKLIDQREIEVKLREVEGVTEVKYKSKEEEFNDLKESTHGNEGLLSGYTLQNNPYTGSFVVKLQSPEYAQNVTDAVEDMSGVDKIDSQQETIDKIVNVVSGIRIIGFGLFAILIGVSIFLIMNTTKLTVYSRRREVGIMKFVGATDWFIRWPFVIEGMVIGFLGATLSCLLLFAAYSGMYSWIASHLMIVNLVSTGFIFSSLLWKFIIGGIFIGGCASALSLRKFLIV, encoded by the coding sequence GTGAAGATTAGTACTATAACATATTATATAAAAGATGCGTTTAAGAGTTTAAAGAGAAATAGAACTATAAGTATTGCTTCGATAATAACTGTGATTATTACTTTCTTTGTATTAGGTATATTTTCATTAGTTGCAAGTAATATAAATAACATTGTTCAAGATGTAAAAAATAAAGTTGATGTAAGAGTAGTATTAAAAGAAGATATTAAGCTTATAGATCAAAGAGAAATAGAAGTAAAACTTAGAGAAGTTGAGGGAGTTACAGAGGTTAAATATAAATCAAAAGAAGAGGAATTTAATGATTTAAAAGAGTCAACTCATGGAAATGAAGGACTTTTAAGTGGATATACTCTTCAGAATAATCCATATACAGGTTCGTTTGTTGTAAAGCTTCAATCACCAGAATATGCTCAAAATGTAACAGATGCAGTTGAAGATATGAGTGGAGTAGACAAAATAGATAGTCAGCAGGAAACAATTGATAAAATAGTAAATGTAGTATCTGGAATTAGAATAATAGGATTTGGATTATTTGCTATACTTATAGGCGTTTCTATATTCCTTATTATGAATACCACAAAACTTACTGTATATTCACGAAGACGTGAGGTTGGTATTATGAAATTTGTTGGTGCAACTGATTGGTTTATCAGATGGCCGTTTGTTATAGAAGGTATGGTTATAGGATTTTTAGGAGCAACATTATCATGTTTACTTCTATTTGCAGCATATAGCGGAATGTATTCATGGATTGCGTCACATCTTATGATTGTAAATCTTGTATCGACAGGATTTATATTTAGTAGTCTTTTATGGAAATTTATTATTGGAGGAATTTTTATTGGAGGATGTGCAAGTGCATTGTCACTTAGAAAATTCCTTATAGTATAA
- a CDS encoding transketolase family protein, with protein sequence MGKMIATREAYGKALVKLADLNKDVVVLDADLSKSTKTAEFKAVAKDRFLDMGIAEANMMGVAAGLSTCGKVPFVSSFAIFATGRAFEQIRNSICYPKMNVKVCATHAGLTVGEDGATHQSVEDISLMRSIPNMTVINPCDAVETEAAILAVSKYQGPCYVRLGRLAVETINDKDNYKFEIGKGITLREGTDATIIATGIMVQTALEAADELKKDGISARVINIHTIKPIDTALIEKAAKETGAIVTAEEHSVIGGLGSAVTETVTELCPVPVLRVGIKDTFGESGKPAQLLEKYGLTAKDIVQNVKKVVKIK encoded by the coding sequence ATGGGAAAAATGATTGCAACAAGAGAAGCTTATGGTAAAGCATTAGTTAAATTAGCGGACCTAAATAAAGACGTAGTTGTATTAGATGCAGATCTTTCAAAATCAACTAAAACAGCAGAATTTAAAGCTGTTGCAAAAGACAGATTTTTAGATATGGGAATTGCAGAAGCAAATATGATGGGAGTTGCAGCAGGACTTTCAACATGTGGAAAAGTTCCTTTTGTAAGTTCATTTGCTATTTTTGCTACAGGAAGAGCATTTGAACAGATAAGAAATTCAATCTGCTATCCTAAGATGAATGTAAAAGTATGTGCAACACATGCAGGACTTACAGTAGGTGAAGATGGTGCTACACATCAGTCTGTAGAAGACATATCACTTATGAGAAGTATTCCTAATATGACTGTAATTAATCCATGTGATGCAGTTGAAACTGAAGCTGCTATACTTGCTGTTTCAAAATACCAAGGACCATGTTATGTAAGACTTGGAAGATTAGCTGTTGAAACAATAAATGATAAAGATAATTATAAGTTTGAGATCGGAAAAGGAATTACATTAAGAGAAGGAACAGATGCTACTATTATAGCAACTGGAATAATGGTTCAGACTGCACTTGAAGCAGCAGATGAATTAAAGAAAGATGGAATAAGTGCAAGAGTTATAAATATTCATACTATAAAGCCAATAGATACTGCTTTAATAGAAAAGGCAGCAAAGGAAACAGGAGCTATAGTAACTGCTGAAGAACATAGTGTTATAGGAGGACTTGGTTCAGCTGTAACAGAAACAGTTACAGAATTATGCCCTGTACCAGTTCTTAGAGTTGGAATTAAGGATACATTTGGAGAGAGCGGAAAACCAGCTCAACTTCTTGAGAAATATGGACTTACAGCAAAAGACATAGTTCAAAATGTTAAGAAAGTAGTTAAAATAAAATAG
- the ftsE gene encoding cell division ATP-binding protein FtsE, producing the protein MIQFRGVSKIYGNNVKALSDINVEIESGEFVFLVGPSGSGKSTFIKMLLKEVEPTTGKIFVSNKDLSKITRKQVPYYRRKIGMVFQDFRLIPTLNVYENVAFAMRVIETSSKEIRRRVPMVLSLVGLSHKYKMFPNELSGGEQQRVSLARALVNNPSVLIADEPTGNLDPETAKEIVQLLDDINKSGTTVVMATHAKEIVDYMQKRVIAIEKGELIRDEERGMYTGED; encoded by the coding sequence ATGATTCAATTTAGAGGAGTATCTAAGATATACGGTAATAATGTAAAAGCATTGTCAGATATTAATGTCGAAATAGAATCTGGAGAGTTTGTATTTTTAGTTGGACCTAGTGGCTCTGGAAAATCTACTTTTATAAAAATGCTATTAAAGGAAGTTGAACCTACAACAGGTAAAATTTTTGTTTCAAATAAAGATCTTTCAAAAATAACAAGAAAACAAGTACCATATTACAGAAGAAAGATAGGAATGGTTTTTCAGGATTTTAGACTTATCCCTACACTAAATGTTTATGAGAATGTTGCGTTTGCGATGAGAGTAATAGAAACATCAAGTAAAGAAATTCGTAGAAGAGTTCCTATGGTTTTATCACTTGTAGGATTGTCACACAAATATAAGATGTTTCCAAATGAACTGTCAGGAGGAGAACAGCAGAGAGTATCTCTTGCAAGAGCACTTGTAAATAATCCTTCAGTACTTATTGCAGATGAACCTACAGGAAATCTTGATCCTGAAACTGCAAAAGAAATAGTACAGCTTCTAGATGATATAAATAAATCTGGAACAACTGTAGTTATGGCAACACATGCAAAAGAGATAGTTGACTATATGCAAAAGAGAGTTATTGCAATTGAAAAAGGTGAACTTATAAGAGATGAAGAAAGGGGTATGTATACAGGTGAAGATTAG
- a CDS encoding type II toxin-antitoxin system PemK/MazF family toxin, whose protein sequence is MTNILVKRGDIFYADLSPVIGSEQGGIRPVIVLQNDIGNRYSPTVIVAAITSQINKAKLPIHVEISSVDYGLNRDSVVLLEQIRTLDKKRLKEKIGHMTENDMKKVNRALSISLNL, encoded by the coding sequence ATGACAAATATTCTTGTTAAAAGAGGAGATATTTTTTATGCTGATTTAAGCCCGGTTATAGGTTCAGAACAGGGTGGAATACGCCCTGTAATTGTTCTACAAAATGATATAGGAAACAGATATAGTCCTACAGTAATTGTAGCAGCAATTACATCACAAATAAATAAAGCAAAACTTCCTATACATGTTGAAATTTCTTCGGTAGATTATGGACTAAATAGAGATTCTGTTGTTTTGTTAGAACAGATAAGAACATTAGACAAGAAAAGATTAAAAGAAAAAATTGGACATATGACTGAAAACGATATGAAAAAAGTCAACAGGGCTTTATCAATTAGTTTAAATTTATAA
- a CDS encoding YitT family protein has translation MKDDFLKEYAVITLGIILVAISVEYFYAPNNLAAGGITGVAIIINAVIPKFSVGEVTLVFNLFLFIVAFVFINGDFGIRTLYATMGLSVSLWFIEKFFNPYAFTDDLIMATIFGTLISAVGMALIFYQNASTGGTDIIAKILNIFFHIDIGKSLLIVDFFITVAGMIVFGVNIGLYALLSVILLGIMIDRIIEGFNICKSVMIISDKNMEISDFIMQKLTRGCTFLRASGAYSGNKNDVIYTVLGRNEFIKLKRFIKETDPDAFIAVGEVHEVLGQGFSDIKKP, from the coding sequence ATGAAAGATGATTTTTTAAAAGAATATGCAGTTATAACTCTTGGAATAATATTAGTTGCAATATCTGTAGAATATTTTTATGCGCCAAACAATTTAGCAGCAGGAGGCATTACTGGAGTGGCAATCATAATAAATGCAGTAATACCTAAATTTTCTGTTGGTGAAGTTACACTTGTATTCAATCTTTTTCTTTTTATAGTTGCATTTGTATTTATAAATGGAGATTTTGGAATCAGAACACTTTATGCAACAATGGGATTATCGGTTTCTTTATGGTTTATTGAAAAGTTTTTTAATCCATATGCGTTTACAGATGATCTTATAATGGCTACTATTTTTGGAACTCTTATTTCAGCAGTTGGAATGGCACTTATTTTTTATCAGAATGCATCAACTGGAGGTACTGATATTATAGCTAAAATATTAAACATATTTTTCCATATTGATATAGGAAAATCACTTCTTATAGTTGATTTCTTTATAACAGTAGCTGGTATGATAGTTTTTGGAGTTAATATAGGTCTTTATGCACTTTTATCTGTTATCCTTTTAGGAATTATGATAGATAGGATTATAGAAGGATTTAACATTTGCAAGAGTGTAATGATAATAAGTGATAAAAATATGGAAATTTCAGATTTCATAATGCAAAAACTTACAAGAGGATGTACATTTCTAAGAGCTTCAGGAGCATATTCTGGGAATAAAAATGATGTTATATATACTGTATTAGGTAGAAATGAGTTTATTAAATTAAAAAGATTTATTAAAGAAACTGATCCAGATGCTTTTATAGCAGTAGGTGAGGTACATGAAGTTTTAGGTCAGGGATTTTCTGACATAAAAAAACCTTAA
- a CDS encoding transketolase, protein MNNINELQDMAKQIRKDIVSMLTESASGHPGGSLSIADIMSVLFFKELNIDPKNPKDPNRDRFVLSKGHAAPALYSALARKGFFDPAELNTLRKINSKLQGHPNMNDVPGIDMSTGSLGQGISAAVGMALAGKLDNKSYRVYTILGDGELEEGQVWEASMSAAHYKLDNLTAFIDNNNLQIDGNIEDVMNPKPIDKKFEAFGWNVLVINGHDYNEILDAIDKAKKFKGKPTAIICNTIKGKGVSFMENQASWHGTAPNKEQCAQALKELGGEN, encoded by the coding sequence ATGAATAATATTAACGAGCTTCAGGATATGGCAAAACAAATTAGAAAAGACATTGTATCAATGCTTACAGAATCAGCTTCAGGACATCCAGGTGGATCTCTTTCAATAGCAGATATAATGTCAGTATTATTTTTTAAAGAATTAAACATAGATCCTAAAAATCCTAAGGATCCTAATAGAGACAGATTTGTATTATCTAAAGGACATGCAGCACCTGCCTTATATAGTGCTTTAGCAAGAAAAGGATTTTTTGATCCAGCAGAATTAAATACATTAAGAAAAATTAATTCAAAACTTCAAGGACATCCTAACATGAATGACGTTCCAGGAATTGATATGTCAACAGGTTCATTAGGACAGGGAATTTCAGCAGCTGTTGGTATGGCACTTGCAGGAAAATTAGATAATAAATCTTATAGAGTATATACTATTTTAGGAGATGGTGAGTTAGAAGAGGGACAGGTGTGGGAAGCATCAATGTCTGCAGCTCATTATAAATTAGATAACCTTACTGCTTTTATAGATAATAATAACTTACAGATAGATGGAAACATTGAAGATGTAATGAATCCTAAGCCAATAGATAAGAAATTTGAAGCCTTCGGATGGAATGTTCTTGTAATAAATGGACATGATTATAATGAAATTTTAGATGCTATTGATAAAGCTAAGAAATTTAAAGGAAAGCCAACAGCAATAATTTGTAATACAATTAAGGGAAAAGGCGTTTCATTTATGGAAAATCAGGCTTCATGGCATGGAACAGCACCAAATAAGGAACAATGTGCACAGGCATTAAAGGAATTAGGAGGGGAGAACTAA